From a region of the Arvicanthis niloticus isolate mArvNil1 chromosome 6, mArvNil1.pat.X, whole genome shotgun sequence genome:
- the E4f1 gene encoding transcription factor E4F1 isoform X6, which produces MAEAPGSPNPQELGLIGEGEQAQVKLLVNKEGRYVCMLCHKTFKTGSILKAHMVTHSSRKEHECKLCGASFRTKGSLIRHHRRHTDERPYKCAKCGKSFRESGALTRHLKSLTPCTEKIRFSISKDTAVDKEQVPAGSSASTVGTVTSSVSGEPMETSPVIHLVTDAKGTVIHEVHVQMQELPLGMKALTPESPDSEELPCSSESSRENLLHQAMQNSGIVLERVAGEESTLEPAPPSGSSPQSLGDGPPELPLLEVEQIETQVASEATTVPRTHPCPQCSETFPTAATLEAHKRGHLALTLGMASGPRPFTCTQCGKDFPKAYLLKKHQEVHVHERRFRCGDCGKLYKTIAHVRGHRRVHSDERPFPCPQCGKRYKTKNAQQVHFRTHLEEKPHVCQFCSRGFREKGSLVRHVRHHTGEKPFKCYKCGRGFAEHGTLNRHLRTKGGCLLEVEELLVSEESPSAAATVLAEDPHTVLVEFSSMVADTQEYIIEATADDTETSEATEIIEGAQTEVDSHIMKVVQQIVHQAGAGHQIIVQNVTMDQEAALGSQAAAADTITIATPESLTEQVAMTLASAISEGTVLTARAGPDSTEQATVTMVSSEDIEILEHGGELVIASPEGQLEVQTVIV; this is translated from the exons ATGGCAGAGGCTCCAGGCAGTCCTAACCCTCAGGAACTTGGGCTTATTGGGGAGGGCGAGCAGGCCCAAGTCAAGCTGCTGGTGAACAAGGAAGGCCGCTACGTGTGCATGCTATGTCACAAGACCTTCAAAACG GGCAGCATCCTCAAGGCCCACATGGTAACACACAGCAGCCGCAAGGAGCACGAGTGCAAGCTCTGTGGGGCCTCCTTTCGGACCAAGGGCTCTCTCATCCGGCACCACCGACGGCACACTG ATGAGCGCCCCTACAAATGTGCCAAGTGTGGAAAGAGCTTCCGAGAGTCAGGCGCGCTGACTCGGCACCTCAAATCTCTCACTCCGTGCACAGAAAAGATCCGCTTCAGCATAAGCAAGGACACAGCTGTGGACAAAGAGCAAGTGCCTGCAG GGTCCAGTGCCTCCACTGTGGGGACCGTGACATCATCAGTGTCAGGAGAGCCCATGGAGACATCACCTGTGATTCACCTGGTGACAGATGCCAAGGGCACTGTCATCCACGAAGTCCATGTGCAGATGCAGGAGCTTCCCCTGGGCATGAAAGCCCTGACCCCAGAG TCCCCGGACTCGGAGGAGCTGCCCTGTTCCAGTGAGAGCAGCCGTGAGAACCTGCTGCATCAGGCCATGCAGAATTCTGGCATCGTCCTTGAGAGGGTTGCTGGGGAGGAGAGTACTCTGGAACCAGCCCCTCCCTCTGGGTCCAGTCCCCAGTCCCTGGGAGATGGACCCCCAGAATTGCCACTGCTGGAGGTGGAGCAGATAGAGACA CAGGTGGCCAGTGAGGCCACCACTGTGCCCAGGACCCACCCGTGCCCTCAGTGCAGTGAGACTTTCCCAACAGCAGCCACCCTGGAGGCCCACAAGAGAGGTCATCTAG CCCTGACATTGGGTATGGCTTCAGGGCCGAGGCCATTCACCTGCACACAGTGTGGCAAGGACTTCCCCAAAGCCTACCTGCTCAAGAAGCACCAGGAGGTGCATGTGCACGAGCGCCGCTTCCGTTGTGGAGACTGTGGGAAGCTCTATAAGACCATTGCTCATGTGCGGGGCCACCGACGTGTCCACTCAGACGAGAGGCCTTTCCCTTGTCCTCAGTGTGGCAAGCGTTATAAAACCAAG AATGCCCAGCAAGTGCATTTCCGGACACATCTGGAAGAAAAGCCCCACGTGTGCCAGTTCTGCAGCCGAGGCTTCCGGGAGAAGGGCTCTCTGGTGCGGCATGTGAGGCACCACACAGGCGAGAAACCTTTCAAGTGCTACAAGTGTGGCCGTGGCTTCGCGGAGCATGGCACACTCAACCGGCACCTGCGCACTAAAG GGGGCTGCCTGCTGGAAGTGGAGGAGTTGCTGGTATCTGAGGAGAGCCCCTCTGCGGCTGCCACCGTGCTTGCAGAAGATCCCCACACCGTGCTGGTGGAGTTCTCCTCCATGGTAGCTGATACCCAAGAGTACATAATTGAG GCTACTGCAGATGACACAGAGACCAGTGAAGCCACCGAGATCATTGAGGGCGCCCAGACAGAG GTGGACAGTCACATCATGAAGGTGGTACAACAGATCGTGCACCAGGCTGGTGCTGGGCACCAGATCATCGTGCAGAATGTCACCATGGACCAGGAGGCAGCACTGGGCTCCCAGGCAGCTGCGGCGGACACAATCACCATCGCCACTCCTGAGAGTCTGACCGAGCAAGTGGCCATGACGCTGGCTTCAGCAATCAGTGAGGGCACTGTGCTCACAGCACGGGCAGGTCCAGACAGTACTGAACAGGCCACCGTGACAATGGTGTCATCAGAGGACATAGAGATCCTTGAGCATGGAGGAGAGCTGGTCATTGCGTCACCAGAGGGCCAGCTTGAGGTGCAGACAGTCATTGTATAG